The following is a genomic window from Trichomycterus rosablanca isolate fTriRos1 chromosome 24, fTriRos1.hap1, whole genome shotgun sequence.
AGTGCAGGGGTGCGTTCCTGCCGCTGTCGATATCGAATATCctctcacctacacacacacacacacacgagagcAACGTGGTGGTGAACAATACAGAGTTTGGTAGTATTTTCAAATCACTATTAATTCTTACTAGGAACGAACATTCTGCCGAGAAGATTCTGTGTTTTACTGAAAGCGAGAAGAGCTTTATGAGGCAGTGATGTAAAACATTAATGCACAATAGATCTGACCGCTGGGGGCAGAGATCTGTGTGGCCCTGTGCCGTCTAATCATTAATGTAAGAACGCAAGAGTAAAGCCTTTCTTCTGCCGCAAAGCTAAATGTACGGGACGGAGAGTACACAAATCAAATcacacagcagtaaaatacagtatatattataaatCATTTAGGAGAAGATATCCAGCAGATCATATTTTGTGTGAATAAAGCCTAAAAAAGAATCATCTGATGTTGCTGACGTATCAAAACTCAAGGGTTTGCATCCATTTAAATGGTGCCATGACTGGGAAAAAAGGTTGTAATGCTGGTCTAAAATATGTGGGCATCatacccactgctaacaggtgtataaaattattatattaaataaattatatgcttcccaTTTGTCCAGTTCCAGCATAAATGTGCCTCTCTGTACAAAGCAGATTCCATAtaaacatggtttgacaagttggGTTGAGGAAACTGCATAGAGCCTCAAGCTCAGCATTATtaaacatttgggatgaatcagaacatCGACTGGAAGCCAGGCCTTAAATTCAACTGAGCTTGTCAGTGCTTTTTCAGCTTCCCAAAATATAGTCAAAAGTCTTCCATATTAATGCCAGTGGTTCTGAAATGGGATGTGGAGACCAcaggtcgtgtgtgtgtgtgtgtgtatgtgtgtgtgttaaatataTGGATGCCTGAAATATTTCCACAGTTACGTACCGACGAAGAGCAGAGTGAAAATGATGATGAGCTGGTAGATGCCGTGACCCAGGATGTTCTTGGTCATGGTGCTGGAGATCAGGGGCTTGTTGCGTCCGTACGGTCTCCTCATGAGCAGGGATTCGGTGGGAGGTTCGGTGGCCAGAGCCAGAGAGGCGAACGTGTCCATGATCAGGTTCACCCACAGCATCTGAACGGCTTTTAACGGAGAGTCCTGGTGGAAACCAAAATAACACAGATGGAGCAATGGTCTCGACTCATAACGTACTAAAGAACATGTGGACCACGGTTAGTAACCTACACCTAAACTAAAAGGTCCCTCaaaaattctcagcactgtgtgtAACAGCTCCTAAAAAGGAAATAACCTTCATACTGATTTTATTAGGCCAGGGTTCCTCAGGGGGGTGGAAGGAAGTTATTATAGAGGGCTGGAAGTGGGTCAGCGGCCCTGGCCTAGTATTATTAGGTCTTTGTTATCCAGAACTTTGTCTTTAACtggtttttatatataaatcgcTGAAGAAACACAATAAGTACCAGCACTGTACTGGAGGTGTGAAGTGCAGAACTTACAGTACGATTCGATTGATTTGGGTTTTTGTGTCGCGTTAGTATTCACAGACCAGAAACCACTTGTGACGGCATTTAATTGATCATAAAATTGGTGCCATCCACGGCAAACATGGCTACAAACTTAAAGTACACTTTGAACAGGATGTACTTGTGTAATGCAGGCTCCAGTGAACGCCACGATCACGGCCACCACGTTAACGGTGAGCTGGAATTGCAGGAACTTGGAGATGCTGTCGTAGACGTTACGGCCCCACATCACAGCTTTCACGATGCTGCTGAAGTTATCGTCGGTCAGGATGATATCCGAGGCCTCTTTAGCCACGTCTGTACCTGCAATTCCCTGTTAGACAGAGACGGGAGCTGGTCAGAATCAGATATATACTCTTAGGAATGACTCGAATTAAAAACGTGTACTTATAAACGTGTAGAATCATTTCTGGGATGTACGGGACAATAAAAACACTTCCTGATAAACTGCAGCATTACACGTGATGATGATTTGTGACCTGGGCTGCCTAGAGGCACAACATGAAAGCATTCACTACATCACTGGAGGATCACAAGGTCAATCAGACATTAAGTTACTTCTCTGGCTGGGAATCcaagggtctgttcgaaaacctggtCACCTGCTGACACGCCCTGCTCCCTACttctacctgatcagctgcctctgtagagaggattctaatacgacatggagctcataaggcagattatttagacgctctacttagacagagatacACCGATTACGTCAGCACAGTTTTAGCtttctaagctaacacagttagcctcaggacatacaaacccgctagcacgccagctaacgtctccctccgtctcCGCcaattacaaataaacgacacttgtataattacacctttatacagattaaacatcaacgataatttatttatatttgaaaagaactctgttggttgcgcCGCCATATTATTCGTCCatcatgtttgtagttttttgtgagaaaagtcgtgccgcactgaatgctgggattgccttcagcgctgaggaggcgtcggacgctcccttgttattcagtcagatcatcactcagaattaaggcgcctcagtaggagcattttaagggatctaagaatttagacacgccctcttctcaggagtgtaagATGACATAAATCATGAGGGATAGCACATCTTCCCTATCAGTCTCTAGTGTCTATCAGCTCTTGTTTACAAACAGAGGCATCGAGATGCAGTggctttacagcatccaggaccgacaAGGTGGAAGCACACCAGgttgttctgttctattctggtAGCTGTTGATTGGTATATGAGGCTGGAAATGGCAGACTGGACGCTGCTTGTGTGATGCGGCTGTTACATTTCATATTTAAGCTTgtagataaaataaacattaaattataCTAATAAACAACTCGAAAAACTGGTGTTTTGTTCAGAAACAGGAGTGAGTAAGCAGACGCGTTCCTGCTGTAATACAGAATCCTTTAGGTGTAGAAATACCCACGCAGCAGTAGCTGTAGATTAATCAGGAGCGCGAATGCCCGTGTTCGATCTCTGTGGGCGGTGAAACTGCTGAGCAAAAcaatatttctgaccttatagACTAACGAGACTTatttaatgataaaaaataataaaactgagGGAGGGGAATGCTACAGAATGCGCAGAAGGCAAAACCGGTCAAGGACATTAAAGGGCAAAACTGATGCTGGGGTATGTGAGCTGCTACCCAGCGGGCACACTAGGGGGCACTGTTGAGCTTTTCTTTCCCCCTTTATAAGAGACAGGATGGCGTGATGCAGCGTGTCAGTGTGACGTTGGCTGTGAAATGAGGACAGCCTGGTTGGGGTGGCACAGGAGCGATGTGGGCGCTCGGAACGAGGATGAAGAAGAAGGGCTGAGGGACGTACCATCGCGAAGCCCACGTCGGCTTTCTTCAGTGCAGGACCGTCGTTGGTACCGTCGCCTGTTACCGCCACGACCTGCCTCTGTTCCACCAGCGTGCTGTCGATGATACCTGagagacaacacacacacacacacacacacacacacacacacacacgcagaggtACCTGTTATTACCAACATGTCCTCTCTTTTGGACAAAAAAATGCATCCGGGTGGTATTTCTAAATCACCAAACATGTCCGGGATTCAGTTTTTATAGTCTGTACTCGCTTTTCAGATGCCTAAACGGTGCTTTTGACAGAGGACAGAAGTTgtatgggcaccctgactggcaCCGTTTGTTGCGGTTCGACCGCTTTCGGTGCGTACTCGGCGCGCCTGCCTGTGACCCCCATTACTGTTTCGGAGACACTTCGTCAGGCCATAACGATCTGGTACGGATCAAAGTCCCTCAGCCCCTCAGGTGTTTATggtgatcagatctgctgcattcaattTCAGTTCaaacatctaacagatccccCTCACCCTCAGGTGCACCAGCGCATTATCATCACTTATGTTTTAATTAAGACTGCAGTCGTTTAGCCCAgtagttttattagtattaaatcTGTCACCTCCTTAATGTAGAATTCATCCATGTGACGATGCTTTTTTGCAttactatatagccaaaagtatgtggacaccccttttattaatgagtttaggtgtttctgcCGTTGCTAATGAGGGTATTAAATCAATTCTATAATAATAGACTTTCTACTCCTTgttaacagtttaaaaaaggcTCCTCAATaaggtttggtgtggaagagcTCCAGTGAAGTACCCACCTAAATATTATTAAAGACCTCTGGGAAACCACCTATAagtggacccaccacaaccctgaccaggataaagtgattaaTGAAAGCGTATTTCTCTCACCTTTGacgagtgtgtgtttgtctgttggAGAGGATCGAGCTAACACTCGCAGTTTGGGCCAAACCTTGTCGATGCGCTCCTGTTCCACCTGAAAACAACAACACCAGTATggacagattgatagacagacagacagacagacagacagacagacagacagacagataattatagaaaaaaagaaagacagccGAGGCTAACTGAAATTTCGACCCTCCGTACCTCTCCTTTCTCGTTGCGAATCCTCCTGTTGAACTCTTTGCCCTCGATGCACAGGAAGTCCTCGCCCGGGTGGATGATGCCACACTTGATGGCGATGGCCCTGGCGGTGTTGATGTTGTCGCCGGTTACCATCCTCACCGTGATGCCCGCGCGCTGACACTTACGGATGGCGTCTGGTACCTAAGGTGTTAAGTgtgcaatcacacacacacacacacacacacagcattaaCAACAACTATATGTGCGTCACAATATCCTCAGTGTGCTGATTTTGGGTTAAGACCCCCCATGCATTCCAtctccccccacccccccaaccTGTTTGTGCACCCCTGAATAAAAGGAATGGGTCCGTGCCTCTTCTCTCCATAACACTCACCTCTGGTCTGACCGGATCTTCGATGCCGACCACGCAGATGCCCGTCAGGTCGGTCAGGATGTTGTTCTCGTCGTCCCAGTTCGGCTCCGGATCGCCAGAGAAGTCCCTGTAGGCCACGCAGATGGTCCTGAGCCCGTCGCAGGCCATGGGCTCGATCACTTTCTTCACCATCTCGTCTCTGTCGCGTGGACGGAAGACCCGCGGCTCGCCCACCTCGCTCAGGATACGGCTGCACCTGGAGGAAGGGGGCGGGTTCGGCACCCTTAAtgctgtctgaaaacctagtgaccctGCTCCCCACCATCTACCTGATCAAATTTTACACCCAATATTGAGCAAACAGAGCAACTTTATGTTAACTGCTTTTAAAAATTCGACTGGATTCTTTAAAGAATTAAGGACAATTAGGGGGGCACTTACTTTTTCAGCACTATCTCCGACGCCCCCTTGCTGTACATCCTGAAGCTGCCGTCGGGAAGTTTGACCACAGTGCTCATGGATTTCCTGACCGAGTTGAAGGTGTAGACTTTGTAGAGCTTCTCCTCGGGGATCTGGTTCCTGATGGTCTGGTAATCACGCTTCAGGTCCAGCACCAGTCCTAACAGGCCACATTCCGTCTTGTTGCCCACCTGCTTGGGCAGCCCGCCCTCTTTATCTGGGGGCTGAAAcatatacaaaaataattattattattaaaaaaagaaaatgtgtttCAGATTTCTGAGAGGGACCAGAAAGATTTCAATTAGAAagattctaataaaataaaggaaGCTTTGTGTGGTCTTAACATTCTGTCTTCAAAAAATGCAgcttcattacattttaattccacaacctttattttacataaagAGACTGAGCCCTGGAGACTCGGGTCCCAGTGAAACCAGAACCGTGCCGGATTGGCTTGTTTTTGATCGCGAGAGGCTCGTCGGATCCCGCAGGAAGGTTTAAAAGATCGTATCTGGCACGCGATGCCCCTCTGAACGTCTGTCCTCTCCGTGGGCATCGCACCCTCCTGCGAGCCCTGGCATATGGCAGAGTGAGAACTGGCAGCGATACTTCCTCTTTTCCAGCGCTGCTCTAACCCGGTAAGGTCATTTCCATCGCGCCTCTTTGATTCACCGGAGGTCGGAGAGGCAGGGACGAGCCGCTTCGCCAGATCTTGGCTGGCGTGCGCCACCTGAGAGCTCGAGCCGCACGGGTGTGGTGACTTACGAGACGGATGAGACACGTTTGCCGGGACTCAGCGAGACGTTTCACCTTGAAAGAGGCGTCGACAGAAAACTTGAGCTGTTTTTAGCTCATTATTTTTAGCTGGTGTGGCGTAACGCCAAGAGCCACGCCTCTGATAAGAGCACTGCCTGAGTTCcgggggttcgaatcccgagctgggctcacaaatacacaaGGTGCGTAATGTAATGTGAACCCAgtcatcagtgcacccttagtgcaggtcccaagcccaggtcccaattaagggttaagggccttgctcaggggtccaacagtggcggtttggcagcagtggggcttaaaccagccaccttttgattactattccagtgccttaaccactgagctactaccgCCCCTGGTGCTTGGAAGGCTCTGACCAGAATCCTGATTTGTGACCCTTTAATTTCGTAAAtcttttgctttatgtttgttGGTGGCAAATCTGCTCCCCCCAAAAGTCCAACAGAAGCTCTAGGCTTGTGTTGGCAGTTCATTACTGCACCTTTAATCAAACGCTGGTACAGAATCTCAGAAATGTAGAAGATTTTACCTCCCGTGTGGTTTGGAATGCAGACGATCGTTTGATGCGCTGCAGTTTTTTATCTGCAGTCGTTTCTCAGCCCGAGAGCTGGAGAGCATTTCAGAATGCTGCTTGATCACAGCGAGAGAAGAAAACTGAATTCGGACTGCGACTGTGGGGGCCGCTGGGTGAAGGAGGGGTCGTGCGGCGATTACGTAACATCACATTTAAAGATTACACAGGGAGAATCACTCCGAGAGGCTCCTGCTGACGGCAACCTGAACCAAGCAGAAGCTGGATGTTCCAgcctctctggtgtgtgtgtgtgtgagtgtgtgtgtgtgagagtgtgtgtgagtgtttttttaaatctctCGCCGTCTCTGGAGGTGTGTTATGTAAGAGGTGCTATTCTGCAGAGAGGAGGCGAATTCTGAGATTTTTTTATTAGATATAAGCGAAGTTAAACACAGGGAGGATCACTGATCGACAGGACCGCTGTGTTTAATATTTAGAAAAGGATTTAATTAATCCTGACAGGTCAGATGAAcctatttcttatttttttaaacgacTCTGCAGTTTTTCTCTTTAATAAGCatctaatataaattattattttgccAAATTTAGGGGAAAATgtctatacaccaatcagccataacattaaaaccacctccttgtttctacactcactgtccattttatcagctccacttaccatatagaagcactttgtagttctacaattactgactgtagtccatctgtttctctgcaggtattatttgggtgttggatcattctcagcactgcagtgacactgacatggtggtggtgtgttagtgtgtgttgtgctggtatgagtccactcactgtccactctaggtCCTGTTTTCTCCAGAATCATGTTGATGGCTGGGCACGTGGGCATCGTTTACCCGTCGTAGGTCAATCCATGTTAAAAAGTACACAAGTCAGAAGAGCTGCTGGTAACATCCTGGTACCAGACACCACAGGATACCTTTAGATGTAGGTCTGACCGCATTTTATTCGGCTCATCGGTGTGCAAAACCGTCTGAACGATTTGAAATCGCACGTCGACCGTGGTGCACAAACAAAACGAGCAGAAACGAAGAAATAAAGAATCAAACGGTGCCACTTGTAAATCAAGTCCTATGGCTACGAGCTGATGCTGCCAATTAGGCGGGTTTAAGAGCCGTCGCGCGTCTCCCACGCTAACGAGGGCTTCTGTGTGTGAGGAGCGAATGTTACAACCTCCAGTTCCTTCCACCGCTGTGGTTCGCCGCTCCGAGCCTTTTTCATCTAGAAAGCGTCTGTATTGATTTTCTAATGTGATTTGTGGACGGAGGCGCGTAATTAACGCTCAGATTAATCTGCGATACATCGAGGGACGCCGCCTTTAAATCAGCTCCTGTACCCCGCGTTCGTGCCCGCAGAAACGTGCCAGTTTTGCTTTATTAAGCATCGCGCCGCCATCCAGCTGGGACGTTTAAACTGCAGAAAACTCGTCGGGTCATTTCAGGCGACGACGTATAAAAAACACGAGCTCAGTTTCAGCTCATTATTTATGAGAACGCACGATAACAGCGTAATGAATTCCTTCATTctgtacaaaataaaagctgttttatattttatctcTGCTGTTTCATCCAGCAGCACTAAAAAACGTTCCGGGAACATCCGGAAAACGTGAcagactttatcctggtcagggtcgcaggagGTCCTGAGAAGGAATACCCTAAAAagggtacatttacattcacagcatttggagtatacagtctaagcaattgagggttaagggccttgcttaagggcccaacagtgacaacctggccgtgatggggcttgaaccagcaaccttttgattactagtcctgtaccttaaccgctaggctacaactgcccctacagcaggcaccaatccatcacagagcttcagccaagacacagccaattatgtctgtgtagacgtcaAGCCGGTCGACAGcaatgctgagattcaaacccagatctcagcgatAGTGGGTTAGCATAATAGAGCGCTAACAAAGCCCCAGCTAGCATAAATTACAGAAGCAGGATCCAGGGTCCAGTATGATTGGCTGTGGCATCCAGAGATTCCAGGTAAACTGGACCCattgcagccctgaccaggataaagcagtggtagaaAATGAGAGAAATGAATGATGGGTATCTCACCAGGATGTTTGTGGTGTAAGCACTGTTGATGGAGATGGCGTTGGCCAGCATGTCCAGAGTTTTGGAGGGGAGCGCGCTCGGGTCGGGGATCACTTTGAAGTGAACGTCGGCCGAGTACAGCTGTACCGCCGTCATCCTGTTGGTGGTCAGCGTGCCCGTTTTGTCCGAGCAGATAGCCGTGGCGTTGCCCATGGTCTCGCAGGCGTCCAGGTGGCGCACCAGGTTGTTGTCCTTCATCATTTTCTACAGACGTACAGAAACACAGAGACACGGACCAGGTgatgatatttacatttacagcttacagtctaagcaactgagggttaggggccttgctcaggggcccaacagcagcaaccttctgattacgagtactaccttaatcgctaggctacacCTCCCTTCCCTGATTCTATTTACAAGCCGTGGAAACATGACTGGATCTGTGTGGCTCTTCTGGTCAGGATTCATATTAGgatttggaacatgactgcaggaatTCTCTTCCATTTACTAACAAGCATGAGTGAGGTTTGGGGCTCGGCCTGTATTTCACTTATGCATTTCACCCTCTTGAGGTCAGGGCCATGTGATGCCAGCTCGCTTTTGTGCACAACTTAGTGCTCCAGAGTCAAACGCTGGTGTGCTTTAGACCGGCTTTTTCACACTTTATtttaagtgacccacattttgatCATGATTTTaccgcgacccaggcaacacaaacgatgcatcaaaacgaaacacaaaacgaaatatgctaaattaatacaaatgtagGCAATCTGATCCCAGTGTGGTTTACAGGATGTagcgtaaagcctccacaagggggcgatcGTGTACACGTTGTTTTCtctgcgttttttttttttttggctcatGACCCAACCCAGAATTTTAGAACACTCCAGAGAACAGGGAATGTATATAAGCCATGCACACGAGGGTGAGGAAGGCGTTAGGAACGGTTATACCTTGACGGAGTACGCCAGCGATATGGTAACAGCCAGAGGAAGTCCTTCAGGAACGGCCACCACCAGCACCGTCACACCAATGATGAAGAACTTGACGAAGTACTGGATGTAGATGGGCGTGCACTCGGGCAGCCACGGCTTCTTCTGGAGCACAAAGTTATCGATGGCGAAGTAGAGCACCAGGATTATCACCGTGATGGCCGACATCAAGAGACCTACAGACACACACgggtcattatttatttataaataacacaataataataataataataatattatattatcaaCAACGTTCTGCAGAATCGTTCACACTAAACATCCATAAACTACAGATGAACCTGCACTTAccctaaataaatgttaaaataccGTATTGCTGAGTACATTTATTATCCTTCACAAGATGGCGGCACCCATAAGGGCTGCACGGGGCTATTAAAGCTCTGTTTGTTTTCTCCTGATAATTCACTACCACTTATTTGACATGTAATCAGGTGTGTTCTTTATTCCAGTCATGAACATTATAAGtgtttgagttgagttgagttttAATCACCTGCTTTGCCGATCTGCACGGCCAGCTTGGTCAGTTTGCCCTGCAGGACGGATTTCTCCTTTTTCGAGACGTTGGccttcttcttctccttctcGTCGGCCTCTCCACCCTCGGCGCTCTTCAGCGGCTGCATTTCCATCGCCGCCGCGCCGTCCTGCTTCTTCACTGCAACCGGCAGAGAGGAGGAAACGTCACCGCAAGTCACCGCCGATCGATCCGGCTCGTCGTGGAACGTTTCAGAACACTGGGACTGTAAATTCTTCTTTTGCCAAGGCGttacattaaaaatgtgttttttttaaatactttgtttattccaccgatgccgatccccgctctgattgaggagaacgaagctaacccacaccccctccgacacgtgggcagcagccgtatgcatcttgtcacctacactttgacgagtgcagtgcagctcagcgttgcgtacggagagacgcaccctgagagcactcttttctcatctctgtgcaggccccatcaatcagccagcagaggtcgtaattgcaccagtcatgagagagagaccaaatccggcttagtcccgcccatatccgaacaacagaccaatcgttgttcttgtggccgctcagccttaccACTGTCCTGTTAACATGTATGTATTTGATTAATAATGTGTACTGGGGTAACGCATTAGCTCAAAATGATTGATTTGGTTTGTATTAAATTAATTGTAAATTACTACATTTAAGCAAGTAAAGATTtacttaaattaataataaattaataataacattctTCCCACATACATCACATAATGATAAAATACTAATCCAACACAAATTTACTATAGTAAAACCAGCTCTGATTAAACACCCAGAAGAAATGAGGAGTCAGAGATCAGAGATCAGAAGCAGCAGCAGGTCAGTGAGCAGAAACTCAGAGGTCAACAAACACGCCGGAACAAAACTCAGTCGCATCAACATAACGAGAGCTGCTAGAGATCGAGTGTgttataaaacacacactcggctttttacacacacacacacgatctgTCCAACATGATCTCCTACACCCTGTCTTACACCCTGTCTTACACCCCGTCATTGCACCAgtcctgagagagagagagaccccatccggcttagtcccgcccatatctgaacgacaggccaatcattgttcatgtggccgctcagccttaccACTGTCCTGTTTTAATACTGGACCAGGTCTGCAGTTCTGCACTGGATCTGGAAATCGATCAATGTTCATGTACTTGATATTTCATGGACACTGTCTGCATATTGTTTAGTCTGGATATTTTAGAGAGCTACCAACAGCCAGAAACTaattccttgtgtgtgcaaACAACCCTGGTGAATAaaactgattctgattctgatttggaGAACAAATCTTTAGATGTTGGAAAAAAGGTAATTTAACCAGAATCTCCAAATCTCTTGCTCACATCAGCTGCTCTGCTGGTTTAGATTGAGACATTTTTGTCCTTCATTTAAACCGGATGATATTTGCACATGAACCTCTCAGGAACTGCAGCAAACACGACTTTAATTACCCCAAAGTACAAAGATTCCACTGATGCACTTTAAACTCTAAACTTTataagatttaaaaataaataaaaataaaccccGAGAATAATCAAAACGCCCCGACGCGTCTGGAAGAAGCAGCAGACAAAACGAGAAGCGACAGGACTGAAAGAGACACGTCAGGATTAATGGACGACGCCAGAGCTCTGCACCCGACTCGGAAACAAAAAGAGAAAGGAACTGAGCGTGAGAGCTGAGAGTGAAAGTAGGTTACCTTTGGTCTGGTTGTTCTCCATATTTCCATCCTGCATTTTACCTACGATGGAGACACGACGAGACACGGAACAGgagacaataataaaaaaaaaaagagcagacAGGGACACGACAgtgaaatcaaaataaaaacaggaagaCAGAAGATGAACATTTGGTCAACGTTTTGACATCTCAGTGACAGTAACATACATAACACACAGTATCATAACAGGCTTCTGAGGGGGGGACGTGTTTCATTCAGAGTACTGATAGTGCAGATCTACTGGagctctaattattattattgattcagAATTATTGCTCGTTTTCACCGGGCAGGTCGGGTCCTGGCTGGACCACTAAACAATGGCAgctgtataatttatttatatttatttattaggattttaacatcatgttttacactttggttccatatacaggtccttctcaaaaaattagcatattgtgataaagttcattattttccataatgtaatgataaaaattaaactttcatatattttagattcattgcacaccaactgaaatatttcaggtcttttattgttttaatactgatgattttggcatacagctcatgaaaacccaaaattcctatctaaaaaaattagcatatcatgaaaaggttctctaaacgagctattaacctaatcatctgaatcaacgaattaactctaaacacctgcaaaagattcctgaggcttttaaaaactcccagcctggttcattac
Proteins encoded in this region:
- the atp2b2 gene encoding plasma membrane calcium-transporting ATPase 2 isoform X8, which translates into the protein MGDMRNSDFYAKNQRNDSVGSGGGSGGFGCSVMELRSLMELRGTEAVVKIQDDYGGIAALCQRLKTSPTEGLTGDPTDLDKRKEVFGKNLIPPKKPKTFLQLVWEALQDVTLIILEIAALISLGLSFYQPPGGDNEACGAANTGAEDEGESEAGWIEGAAILLSVVCVVLVTAFNDWSKEKQFRGLQSRIEQEQKFQVVRGSQVIQLPVADIVVGDIAQIKYGDLLPADGILIQGNDLKIDESSLTGESDHVRKAADKDPMLLSGTHVMEGSGRMIVTAIGVNSQTGIIFTLLSAGGEEEEKKEKKVKKQDGAAAMEMQPLKSAEGGEADEKEKKKANVSKKEKSVLQGKLTKLAVQIGKAGLLMSAITVIILVLYFAIDNFVLQKKPWLPECTPIYIQYFVKFFIIGVTVLVVAVPEGLPLAVTISLAYSVKKMMKDNNLVRHLDACETMGNATAICSDKTGTLTTNRMTAVQLYSADVHFKVIPDPSALPSKTLDMLANAISINSAYTTNILPPDKEGGLPKQVGNKTECGLLGLVLDLKRDYQTIRNQIPEEKLYKVYTFNSVRKSMSTVVKLPDGSFRMYSKGASEIVLKKCSRILSEVGEPRVFRPRDRDEMVKKVIEPMACDGLRTICVAYRDFSGDPEPNWDDENNILTDLTGICVVGIEDPVRPEVPDAIRKCQRAGITVRMVTGDNINTARAIAIKCGIIHPGEDFLCIEGKEFNRRIRNEKGEVEQERIDKVWPKLRVLARSSPTDKHTLVKGIIDSTLVEQRQVVAVTGDGTNDGPALKKADVGFAMGIAGTDVAKEASDIILTDDNFSSIVKAVMWGRNVYDSISKFLQFQLTVNVVAVIVAFTGACITQDSPLKAVQMLWVNLIMDTFASLALATEPPTESLLMRRPYGRNKPLISSTMTKNILGHGIYQLIIIFTLLFVGERIFDIDSGRNAPLHSPPSEHYTIIFNTFVMMQLFNEINARKIHGERNVFDGIFRNPIFCSIVIGTFAIQIVIVQFGGKPFSCSPLDIEKWMWCVFLGLGELLWGQVISTIPNSKLKFLRGAGQLTQKDEVPEEDLDEDQEEIDHAERELRRGQILWFRGLSRIQTQIEVVNTFKSGTSFQGALRRQSSTTSQNQDIRVVNAFRSSLYEGLEKPESRTSIHNFMTHPEFRIEDSTPHIPLIDDTDMDDEAARKNSSQPSSPNKNNNAIDSGINLTTDTSKSAASSSPGSPLHSLETSL
- the atp2b2 gene encoding plasma membrane calcium-transporting ATPase 2 isoform X6, translated to MGDMRNSDFYAKNQRNDSVGSGGGSGGFGCSVMELRSLMELRGTEAVVKIQDDYGGIAALCQRLKTSPTEGLTGDPTDLDKRKEVFGKNLIPPKKPKTFLQLVWEALQDVTLIILEIAALISLGLSFYQPPGGDNEACGAANTGAEDEGESEAGWIEGAAILLSVVCVVLVTAFNDWSKEKQFRGLQSRIEQEQKFQVVRGSQVIQLPVADIVVGDIAQIKYGDLLPADGILIQGNDLKIDESSLTGESDHVRKAADKDPMLLSGTHVMEGSGRMIVTAIGVNSQTGIIFTLLSAGGEEEEKKEKKGKMQDGNMENNQTKVKKQDGAAAMEMQPLKSAEGGEADEKEKKKANVSKKEKSVLQGKLTKLAVQIGKAGLLMSAITVIILVLYFAIDNFVLQKKPWLPECTPIYIQYFVKFFIIGVTVLVVAVPEGLPLAVTISLAYSVKKMMKDNNLVRHLDACETMGNATAICSDKTGTLTTNRMTAVQLYSADVHFKVIPDPSALPSKTLDMLANAISINSAYTTNILPPDKEGGLPKQVGNKTECGLLGLVLDLKRDYQTIRNQIPEEKLYKVYTFNSVRKSMSTVVKLPDGSFRMYSKGASEIVLKKCSRILSEVGEPRVFRPRDRDEMVKKVIEPMACDGLRTICVAYRDFSGDPEPNWDDENNILTDLTGICVVGIEDPVRPEVPDAIRKCQRAGITVRMVTGDNINTARAIAIKCGIIHPGEDFLCIEGKEFNRRIRNEKGEVEQERIDKVWPKLRVLARSSPTDKHTLVKGIIDSTLVEQRQVVAVTGDGTNDGPALKKADVGFAMGIAGTDVAKEASDIILTDDNFSSIVKAVMWGRNVYDSISKFLQFQLTVNVVAVIVAFTGACITQDSPLKAVQMLWVNLIMDTFASLALATEPPTESLLMRRPYGRNKPLISSTMTKNILGHGIYQLIIIFTLLFVGERIFDIDSGRNAPLHSPPSEHYTIIFNTFVMMQLFNEINARKIHGERNVFDGIFRNPIFCSIVIGTFAIQIVIVQFGGKPFSCSPLDIEKWMWCVFLGLGELLWGQVISTIPNSKLKFLRGAGQLTQKDEVPEEDLDEDQEEIDHAERELRRGQILWFRGLSRIQTQIEVVNTFKSGTSFQGALRRQSSTTSQNQDIRVVNAFRSSLYEGLEKPESRTSIHNFMTHPEFRIEDSTPHIPLIDDTDMDDEAARKNSSQPSSPNKNNNAIDSGINLTTDTSKSAASSSPGSPLHSLETSL